One window of the Salvia splendens isolate huo1 chromosome 1, SspV2, whole genome shotgun sequence genome contains the following:
- the LOC121764068 gene encoding uncharacterized protein LOC121764068 has translation MDALRIIYPQAHQYLLGVAPKEKWVKAYFSPHVCCDVILNNICETFNSKIAIARELAIITMLEEIRTNKMERSQIRRPWIKTYDHTLPPVIKGNVDKLLVRASSWRSTWNGKDSYQVSGPSGQYAVNMREFTCSCRLWQLTGIPCTHAIATINKNGKGVADYVSRYYLRSTMTLLYENVLYPINGMDNWPKTFEVGFELAPPRTKRQRGRPKKLRREEPQVRHHANGSESLRRTFVLRCRRCGQDGHNRRTCTNDPRVDARTEVGQSSQPSEPSDPPQRTAVTGLSRLTCFKMKRYYSLRLYECPTR, from the coding sequence ATGGATGCACTGCGGATTATATATCCCCAAGCACATCAATACCTACTCGGTGTTGCTCCTAAAGAAAAATGGGTGAAGGCTTATTTCTCTCCGCATGTTTGTTGTGATGTTATCCTCAACAATATATGCGAGACCTTTAATTCGAAGATAGCAATTGCTCGCGAGTTGGCCATTATCACCATGTTGGAGGAGATCCGGACAAATAAAATGGAGAGGTCACAGATTAGACGCCCGTGGATCAAGACATACGATCACACACTGCCACCCGTTATCAAAGGGAATGTGGATAAGTTGTTGGTGAGGGCTTCTTCTTGGAGATCAACATGGAACGGAAAAGATTCGTACCAAGTGTCGGGACCGTCAGGCCAGTATGCAGTGAACATGCGTGAATTTACTTGCTCTTGCAGATTATGGCAGTTGACTGGGATCCCATGCACTCACGCCATCGCTACAATCAACAAGAATGGGAAGGGAGTAGCAGACTATGTCTCCCGCTATTATTTGCGGTCCACAATGACGCTTCTGTACGAGAATGTCCTCTACCCAATCAATGGGATGGATAATTGGCCGAAGACTTTTGAAGTTGGATTTGAACTGGCACCCCCGAGAACAAAGCGACAACGTGGACGGCCAAAGAAACTGAGGCGTGAAGAACCCCAAGTTCGTCATCACGCGAATGGATCTGAGTCACTACGACGAACCTTTGTACTAAGATGTCGCCGGTGCGGACAAGATGGGCATAACCGAAGAACATGCACTAATGATCCCCGTGTAGATGCTCGAACCGAAGTTGGACAGAGTTCACAGCCTAGTGAGCCCAGTGACCCACCACAACGGACTGCGGTGACAGGACTGAGTCGGCTAACGTGTTTCAAAATGAAGAGGTATTATTCATTACGATTATATGAATGCCCTACCCGctaa